One Candidatus Fusobacterium pullicola genomic window, TGGGAAATGTTCCTATGTTTACTGGAGCATTTAAAGATGCAGTAATCGTAGCCGGAAAGAAAAAATGGGATGCTCAACAAGTAGAGATTATAGACTACTACTATCAAGAGGTTAAAGGAACTGGATTAGGAATTGAAAATATCAAATTATGGAATGGTTCTTTAAATCTAGCTTATATTTCTAATGATTTTAAAGATGGAGAATTAGATAGTTTAGAAGGAAAAAAAGCTGAAGATGTAAGAGCGTATAAGGCAAAATATACATATGGGGATATTTCTGGAGAAATCATGTATGCTCATGCTACAGATAATGATAAGATAAGAGAATACGATGTATTAAAACAAATGCACTATCCAGCTATTGGAGGAGAGATAGCAGAGAGTGATAGATGGTATAGAGATGCAGCAGATGACGGTTTCTATGCTGGATTATACTATCAACCAGATAATTTCTTTGGATTTGAAGGAAAAGGGCAACACTACTTACAATATGCAACTGGAATATTAGCTGGTGAGGGAATAGGAAAAATTCATACTGATGCTAACAAAAGAGCAGCGGACGATGCAGTAGCATATCAATTAGGACTTGGAGGAACTGTAAGACTAGGAAATAGAACTCATATGTTAGTAAGCTATAGAAGTTTACGTGCTAAAGATATAGAAGCTAGAAAAAAAGTAGGATATGGTTGGTATGCTGAAGATCAATATTGGGCTGGAGCTGGAATTGGAGATGCTCAAAAATCATGGAGAGTTGGTAAGTTAGAAACAGATGCTTTAGTTTTAAGACCAATCTACTATATAAATCAGAATTTAGATTTATGGATGGAAGCTGGTATAGCACGTAAAGATACTGAAACTT contains:
- a CDS encoding carbohydrate porin, whose protein sequence is MKKFLLVSLLCSLAMPTFTENEELTLEQRIEKLEKIIEEQNKELKKQKINIKKNEKKLSLATQEKPKDADGELQFHGYLRTGAEGNMKHGNKNTYSRDKQYVGRWGNEFDTNFNINFSKKFTQSNGAWTKLVVQLEGWSDNYDTSIGEKNKIDLTELYIEMGNVPMFTGAFKDAVIVAGKKKWDAQQVEIIDYYYQEVKGTGLGIENIKLWNGSLNLAYISNDFKDGELDSLEGKKAEDVRAYKAKYTYGDISGEIMYAHATDNDKIREYDVLKQMHYPAIGGEIAESDRWYRDAADDGFYAGLYYQPDNFFGFEGKGQHYLQYATGILAGEGIGKIHTDANKRAADDAVAYQLGLGGTVRLGNRTHMLVSYRSLRAKDIEARKKVGYGWYAEDQYWAGAGIGDAQKSWRVGKLETDALVLRPIYYINQNLDLWMEAGIARKDTETYAGATEDHLLYKISAGPQLKYYVGSAETSLRLFVTYIGDKTKRTENG